The Triticum aestivum cultivar Chinese Spring chromosome 4B, IWGSC CS RefSeq v2.1, whole genome shotgun sequence sequence CAGGCATCCTTCTTCCTTATGTATTGCGTCTAATTGCCTCTGGTCATAAATAGCAAGACACTGATGGAGGAGCCATCCAGCTCATGCTGCGATTGTTCCAGCTTTCCGTACTAAGAAATCACTGACTGCCAGGAAACGGAAGTGGACTGTGTGCCAGAGGTATGATCTAGCAATTTCTCATGTGGTTTCCTCTTTGCAGTGTGCTACTTCTTGTTTTCCGATGTTGTGCACGTTCCAGTTTAGAGCTCATGTACATCCACTCTTTATTTCTTAATTAAGTTAGTGATGCACACTCTACAAATGAGATCCTCTTCTGTTATGAAGAATTGTTATGGGTCTCCGCTTCTTCAAGAGGctaattgttttgatatatccatATGTAATTACATTTTGGATTGTCAAAGTGCAATGTGTAAAGTATAGAAGGACCATCTACAAACATTAAAAAATTGCAATGTTTTGATCTTGAGAAGAGCATGCCAGCacttgcttgtttcccttcctgtcCAGGTTGGTTGACGTCTGGCCAGCAAGGTTAGGTGTGGTATAACTGTTGTGCTTGATTACTTCTTGCTGCATGTTCCATTAGCTTGTGAAAAAAGTGTCCTTGTTTGCTTATGTTTGTGCTGGTGATTTTGCTTCTGTTTGCTGCTTGGGAAAACATGTGTGTCCCCTGTTTTTCATCCACTGCAACATGTGCGTGTAATAAGTACCAGCTGCAGCTCATTATGAATATAGTGCCTGCAGCCGTGCTTCATAAGCGGATTAGGTGGCGGTTACTGTCTATTTACAGAGGACGGTTTGGTGGGTAGAGGTTTAGGAAGGCCTACTGGAACTAATTATTTCTTATCGCTTACCCCTTGTTCTAGATGGAAGTTGTTATTTGAATGTGCCATGTGTGGTTAAACTGAGCTGACTCCGAATGTGCTTCATGCAATTAAATTGAtcagagcagtttatctttgcttGTCAACTCTATATTAGTTGACAGACGATCGCCGAGGCTCTCTGTCGCAGCTGTGTGCCTGATCAACGAGCCAAATATTTCGGTGAGCTCCTCATCTACTTTGTCGCCTATTGTAGGATTTCAGCATTCTCAATCTTTGCTTGCCCTGTTGGGCTTCCACATATGCTAACTAAGTATGAGAATACAAAATGTAGCGATCCTTTCGtacattttcatttttctttctgaaAGGTATTTTTGAGGGAAAGTGTTTGAACGTTTTATCTCTACTCTATTTTGTATccttatttttctttgtttttacCCCGAGTTAATTGTGCATTGATCTTCAGTTTATTTCTCAATTTTTCCATGAGCTACCCTAAAAAAAAACCTGGATGCCAACGGTGGCTTTTCTTCATTTGAATTTGAATCCATTGATAGATGCTCCAATTTAAATAAGAAAGAATAACATGATAGTTGAGAAGTGGCTACTAGCATGATGGTTGCTTTGCTGTTTTGCGGGTGTGGGCTGAGGTTGGGATATCCTTACCGATCTTGTTGTCATTCTTATTCTTACTGCTCAGTTTATAAACATCATGGTTCCCGTGTGTATATGTTGCAGATGGGGTTTGTGTCTACTGTGGTTGGGATGTAACAGATTGACTAGGTTTTTCCGAGTTGCTGATTAGGGTTAGCCAATCTACTGCATAAGAATTTGTTGGGCTCTTCTATTCACTTGGTTGCTTCTCCTACAGAGTCTGCTTGCTCTCGTGTCTGAAGAGAAGATATCAGTGATGGTGGACCTGCTGATGGTGGACCAATGCGGTGAGACGTACCTGTTCCATATAACCATGTGAAAGTAGTAAATCCTTTCACCTTGATGAGGCACTGTAATCAACGGCCTAGCGCAAGCATGCCATAGCTCCTTGTATAATGTGTCGCTAGAAATCCCTGCACAAAAGATTCATTATGTGAACTAGGCATAAAATTCAAGGGCCTTTCACCTTAATATATAATGGCAGATTCTAACAGTTGGTCATGAGTTAATTTAAATAGTATTACTATCTAAACTGGGACTTCATGCAGGGATGAGGGATCCACCACTTGCCTGACGTCGTAGCACCAATTTACAATATAACCATAAGGTTTTATTTCTCGAAATATAAGAGCCGCATGACTGCACCACCCTGTTTCATTTCATCAATGAAACAAGAGTTTTACAGCAGGTAAGTGGCCAGGATGATCATAACCATGAGAAGTTGAAGATAAAACACACTGATCATTCAACACCAAATTTGAGAATTTGAGGTGAGGTCACTAAATTGAGCATTTGTTTCCCCAATGGACAGGTCAGAATTCACCAATATCCCAAAGGAAAGGAAACGATAATGTATCAGCCAAACTATCCAAATTAGAAATTCTCTCTTTTTGTTCATCAACCTAGACAACAATATTACTAAAACTTACTTTTTTGCTAGAAAACAATGTCGGGCACCTCGAATTATATCCAAGTCCTCGTCTCTACTTCCTTAGCATCCACCCAGGAACTCATTACTCTCTAGAGAAGCTCAATTCAGGCAGAATAAGCCGAGGAAACGCACGACAACCCCAAACAAAGCGAAGCAAAGAACCGAACCTGTGGCACCTGAGGCGCCGGAATTCGCCATCTTCGCCGCCCAATCCAACGACACCCGACCAGAATTGAGGAGCGTGAGCCAATATGCTCCCCCCATGCGCACCTCCACGAGTCTTGCCCCACTCCGCGGCCATGGCAATGGCCAGCGCGGGGCTCGCGTGAGACTACAGCGGCGAGCACGAGG is a genomic window containing:
- the LOC123092092 gene encoding uncharacterized protein isoform X2; translation: MGGAYWLTLLNSGRVSLDWAAKMANSGASGATGISSDTLYKELWHACARPLITVPHQGERIYYFHMVIWNRGVISSPSMHGQWPQRCCNRARNKDQTAQLHDSHIDELGNNRRTCDMAAECMNRSGLKTP